The Mesoterricola silvestris sequence TCAAGGAGGAGGTCATGCCCCCCGAGGCCGGCTACGCCGAAATGGAAGCCCAGATGGCCGCCGGCAAGATCGGCATGATGATCAGCGGCGCCTGGGCCTGGGAGAACGTGGCCAAGGCCAAGATCAACTACGGCGTCGCCAAGCTCCCCTCCGTGGACGGCAAGCCCTCCCGGCCCATGGTCGGCGTCACCGGCTGCATGATCCCCAAGGCCAGCAAGAACCCCGCCATCGCCAAGGAGTTCATCGAGAACTGGATGCTCACCCCCGACGGCCTCAAGAAGATCAACGCCGACGTGCCCCTGGGCGCCCCCGCCAACATGGCCTTCTTCAACCAGCTCAAGGGCGATCCCCGGGTCCAGGCCACCATGGCCAGCGCCAAGGACGGCATCATCATGCCCAACAACCCCAAGATGGGCCGCTTCTGGGCCGCCATGCTGAGCGCCCTGGGCAGCATGACCGACGGCCGCCGGAGCCCCAAGGAAGCCATGGACGCCGCCGCCAAGCGGATCCTCGCCAAGTAGGCCCATCCAAGGGCGGGGGGCCCCAGGGCCTCCCGCCCGTTTCCGCGGAAGCGACGAAATGACCATTCCACCCGCCATCCGACGCAATCTGGGCCGAGCCTTCCTGGCCCTGCTGGTCGTCGCCGCGCTGTTCCTCGTCACCGTCATCTACGCGACGGGCGAGGTGCTCCTGGCCGGCACCTTCCTGGTCATCATCGCCCTCGCCGCCTGGCTCTACCTCTCCCAGAAGACCTACGCGTACCGCTACCTGTTCCCGGGCATCGCCGCGGCCATCATCTTCGTGGTCTTCCCGGTGATCTACACGATCTTCATCAGCTTCTCGAACTACAGTTCCAGGAACCTCCTGGAATTCCCCCGGGCCACCCAGTACCTGCTGGACCAGACCTACCCCGGCGAGAGCAACACCTTCGGCTTCTCCCTCTTCCCCGACGGCGGGAAGTTCCGGGCGCGGCTGGAGGACTCCGAAGGGGGCGCGGTCTTCTTCACCCCGGCCTTCGCCATGCCCGGCGAGGCGCCGGTGGCGGTCACGGCGGTCCCCGAGGCCGCCGCGGGCTTCACCCCGGGCGACCCGGTGGAGCTGGGCGACATCATCGCCAACGAGGAGAACCTCAAGAAGCTCGCCATCACCATGCCCAACGGCGCCAGGCTCGGCATGACGGGCCTCAGCGAATTCGCGGCCCTGAAGCGCCTCTACACGCCCCGGCCCGACGGCAGCCTCCTGAACAACCAGGACGGCACCGTCATCAAGCCCAACGTGCGGACCGGCTTCTACGAGACGCCCTCCGGGGAGAAGGTGCTCCCCGGCTTCCAGGTGAAGATCGGCCTGGACAACTACGTACGCATCTTCACCGATCCCAAGTACCGGGAGCCCTTCACGCGGATCTTCATCTGGACCGTGGTCTTCGCCGGACTCTCGGTGCTCTTCTCCTTCTCGCTGGGCCTGGTGCTGGCGGTGCTCCTGAACTGGGAGGCCCTGCGGTTCCGCAGCGTCTACCGCCTCCTGCTGTTCCTGCCCTACGCGGTGCCCGGCTTCATCTCCATCCTGGTGTTCAAGGGGCTGTTCAACAACAACATGGGCGAGATCAACCTGATCCTGGACGCCGTGTTCGGCATCCGTCCTCCCTGGTTCTCGGATCCCTTCCTGGCCAAGGTGATGCTCCTCATCGTCAACACCTGGCTGGGTTTCCCCTACATGATGGTGGTGTCCATGGGCCTGATCAAGGCCATCCCCATGGACCTCTACGAGGCCTCCGCGGTGGCCGGGGCCGGGCCCCTCACCAATTTCTTCAAGATCACGCTGCCGCTGATCAAGCGCCCCATGCTGCCCCTGCTGATCTCCTCCTTCGCCTTCAACTTCAACAATTTCGTCCTCGTCATGCTGTTGACCGGAGGCCGCCCGGACTTCCTGGACACCACCATCCAGGCCGGCACCACCGACATCCTGATCTCCTACGTGTACCGGAACGCCTTCGTGGATTCCGGGCAGCAGTTCGGCCTCGGGGCCGCCATCTCCACGGTGATCTTCCTGCTGGTCGCCGGCATCACCCTCGTCCAGATCCGCTACACGAAGATCGCCGACGACGAGAAGCGCTGAGGGGGAACCATGGCCATCGTAACCAACAAGTCCCAGCGCTGGCGCGTGCTCGCCGCCCACGTCTTCCTCGTGTGCCTGTGCGCGCTGGTGATCTTCCCCTTCCTGCTGACCATCTCCATTTCGCTGCGCCCCGGCAACTTCGCCACGGGACGGCTCATCCCCGCCGAGATCAGCTTCGAGCACTGGCGCTTCGCCCTGGGGCTGCCCACCGTGGGCCCCGACGGGACCAAGGTCTACCCCGACCTGCCCGTGCTGCGCTGGCTCTGGAACTCCATCCGGGTGGCCCTGGTGTCGGCCTGCATCGGCCTGCTCCTGAGCACCACCGCCGCCTACGCCTTCGCGCGCATGCGGTTCGCCGGGAAGAAGGCCGCCCTCACGGGCCTCATGCTCATGCAGATGTTCCCGTCGGTCCTGGCCCTGGTGGCCATCCACTCCATCTTCACCCGCATCGGCAACGCCTTCCCGGTGTTCGGCATGGACAGCCTCTGGTCCCTGGTGCTGGCCTACTCGGGGGGCATCGCGCTCCACGTGTGGACCATCAAGGGCTTCTACGAGACCATCCCCGCCGAGATCGAGGAGGCCGCCACCGTGGACGGCGCCACGCCCTGGCAGGCCTTCTGGCGCGTGCTGCTGCCCATGGCCCTGCCCATCCTGATGGTGGTGTTCCTGCTGGCCTTCATCGGGGCCATCATCGAGTACCCCGTGGCCTCGATCCTGCTCCACTCCCAGAAGAACCTCACCCTGGCCGTGGGCGCCAATTCCTTCCTCTACCCCCAGAAGTACATGTGGGGGGATTTCGCCGCGGCGGCCATCCTCTCCGGGCTGCCCATCACCATCGTCTTCATGCTGGCCCAGAAAGGCCTGATCGCCGGGCTCACCTCCGGCGGGACCAAGGGCTGAGCCGGCCCCACCCTTCACCCCTTCCGAGGGCCGTGCCCTCGACCTTTCCACCAGGAGCCCGACATGAGCCTCCGTTCCGTCCTCGTCAAGGTCCTCGCCGCGGTCGCGATGGCCTTCGCCACCCTCTCCCCGGCCCAGGCCCAGGCCCCCGCCGCCGGCCCCAACATCACCATCCACTACCACCGCGTGGACGGCAACTACGAGAAGTGGGGCATCCACCTCTGGAAGAGCCCCAACATGCCCCTGGAAGGCGTGGAATGGCCCACCCCCATGGTCCCCACCGGCAAGGACGCCTACGGCGTCTACTGGACCCGGGAAGCCGCCGAGTTCAAGACCCGCACCCGGATGGTCGTGAACTACATCATCCACAAGGGCGACATCAAGGAGCAGGGCGGCAAGGACATGAACTTCGACGGCAACACCAACAAGGAAGCCTGGATCTGGGAGAACGACAGCAAGATCTACTTCTCCCTGGACGAGGTCAAGGCCGGCCACCCCGAGTACAAGTAGCCTGAACCCAAGGAACCAGGGCCGGTGGTGACCGGATGGCCATCACCGGCCCGGCCCCTTTTCACGACCAGCGAGCTTCCCATGACCCTGCGACCCTCCTCCCACGCGTTCTGGCTGTCCCTGGCCCTCTCCGGCGCCGGCCTCCTGGCCCAGGGGGCCCCCGCCGCCGTGCCCGGGTCCTTCGCGGACAACCCCATCGTCTACTTCCTCATGACGGACCGCTTCGTGAACGGGGATCCGTCCAACGACGGCAGCTACGGCCGCAAGCGGGAGGCCCTGCCCAAGGACGACGTGGCCACCTTCCACGGCGGCGACCTCAAGGGCGTCACCCAGAAGCTCAAGGAGGGCTGGTTCAAGCAACTCGGCGTGAACGCCATCTGGATCACGGCCCCCTACGAGCAGATCCACGGGTGGGTGCAGGGGGGCAAGGCCGAGTTCAAGCACTACGCCTACCACGGCTACTACGCCCTGGACTACACGGTGCTGGACAAGAACATGGGCACCCCGGCGGACCTGAAGGAGATGATCGACACGGCCCACGCCCAGGGCATCCGCGTGCTCTTCGACATCGTCATGAACCACCCCGGCTACCTGGATCTGCAGACCGCCCAGGACCTGAAGGTGGACGTGCTCTTCTCCGGGGTGGAGAAGGCCACCCTGAGGAGCTACCACAACTACATCGACTACAACAGCTTCAAGTTCGCCGACTGGTGGGGCAGGGACTGGGTGCGGGCGGGGCTGCCCGGGTACATCGACGGCGGCCGGGACGACCTCACCATGCAGCTGGCCTACCTCCCCGACTTCCGCACCGAGAGCAAGGAAGCCGTGAAACTGCCGAAATTCCTCAAGGAAAAGGCCGACACCCGGGCCGTGGACCTGCCCGGCACCACGGTGCGCGGCTACCTGATCCACTGGCTCACGGACTGGGTGCGCACCTACGGCGTGGACGGCTTCCGGTGCGACACCGTCAAGCACGTGGAGCCGGAGGCCTGGGCCCAGCTAAAGGCCGAGGGGGTCAAGGCCCTGGCCGAATGGAAGGCCGCGAACCCCGCCTCCAAGATCGACGACGCCCCCTTCTGGATGGTGGGGGAGTACTGGGGCGTGGGCCCCGCCCTGCACAAGATGCATTCCTTCGGCTTCGACGCGATGATCAACTTCGATTTCCAGAACGACGAAGGGGAGTTCGCGAAGCCCGAGAAGCTCTTCGCGTCGTACGCGAAGCTGCAGGCCGGGATGCCCGTGCACATGCTGAACTA is a genomic window containing:
- a CDS encoding alpha-amylase family glycosyl hydrolase codes for the protein MTLRPSSHAFWLSLALSGAGLLAQGAPAAVPGSFADNPIVYFLMTDRFVNGDPSNDGSYGRKREALPKDDVATFHGGDLKGVTQKLKEGWFKQLGVNAIWITAPYEQIHGWVQGGKAEFKHYAYHGYYALDYTVLDKNMGTPADLKEMIDTAHAQGIRVLFDIVMNHPGYLDLQTAQDLKVDVLFSGVEKATLRSYHNYIDYNSFKFADWWGRDWVRAGLPGYIDGGRDDLTMQLAYLPDFRTESKEAVKLPKFLKEKADTRAVDLPGTTVRGYLIHWLTDWVRTYGVDGFRCDTVKHVEPEAWAQLKAEGVKALAEWKAANPASKIDDAPFWMVGEYWGVGPALHKMHSFGFDAMINFDFQNDEGEFAKPEKLFASYAKLQAGMPVHMLNYLSSHDTKLFDRARLVEGGAALLLAPGGVQIFYGDETARPVGYEPRTDYQQGTRSDMNWSAPDAKVLAHWRKLGTFRSRHLALAKGVHKQLGSSPYTFSRTDAATGDSVVVAMGAKGEATIPVTGVFKDGESLRDAYTGRTATVAGGAVKLQAETYVLLERAN
- a CDS encoding pullulanase-associated domain-containing protein, which produces MSLRSVLVKVLAAVAMAFATLSPAQAQAPAAGPNITIHYHRVDGNYEKWGIHLWKSPNMPLEGVEWPTPMVPTGKDAYGVYWTREAAEFKTRTRMVVNYIIHKGDIKEQGGKDMNFDGNTNKEAWIWENDSKIYFSLDEVKAGHPEYK
- the malF gene encoding maltose ABC transporter permease MalF, whose translation is MTIPPAIRRNLGRAFLALLVVAALFLVTVIYATGEVLLAGTFLVIIALAAWLYLSQKTYAYRYLFPGIAAAIIFVVFPVIYTIFISFSNYSSRNLLEFPRATQYLLDQTYPGESNTFGFSLFPDGGKFRARLEDSEGGAVFFTPAFAMPGEAPVAVTAVPEAAAGFTPGDPVELGDIIANEENLKKLAITMPNGARLGMTGLSEFAALKRLYTPRPDGSLLNNQDGTVIKPNVRTGFYETPSGEKVLPGFQVKIGLDNYVRIFTDPKYREPFTRIFIWTVVFAGLSVLFSFSLGLVLAVLLNWEALRFRSVYRLLLFLPYAVPGFISILVFKGLFNNNMGEINLILDAVFGIRPPWFSDPFLAKVMLLIVNTWLGFPYMMVVSMGLIKAIPMDLYEASAVAGAGPLTNFFKITLPLIKRPMLPLLISSFAFNFNNFVLVMLLTGGRPDFLDTTIQAGTTDILISYVYRNAFVDSGQQFGLGAAISTVIFLLVAGITLVQIRYTKIADDEKR
- the malG gene encoding maltose ABC transporter permease MalG yields the protein MAIVTNKSQRWRVLAAHVFLVCLCALVIFPFLLTISISLRPGNFATGRLIPAEISFEHWRFALGLPTVGPDGTKVYPDLPVLRWLWNSIRVALVSACIGLLLSTTAAYAFARMRFAGKKAALTGLMLMQMFPSVLALVAIHSIFTRIGNAFPVFGMDSLWSLVLAYSGGIALHVWTIKGFYETIPAEIEEAATVDGATPWQAFWRVLLPMALPILMVVFLLAFIGAIIEYPVASILLHSQKNLTLAVGANSFLYPQKYMWGDFAAAAILSGLPITIVFMLAQKGLIAGLTSGGTKG